GATCCTCGCCAATAACGGTGTGCTGTTCAGCGAGAGCGCGCAAAAGGGCGCGCACTTCATCGAGCTCGCCTGCCAGCGGCGCATCCCTTTGCTGTTCCTGCAGAACATCTCCGGCTTCATGGTCGGCGGTAAGTATGAAGCCGAGGGCATCGCGAAGCATGGCGCCAAGCTGGTCACCGCCGTCGCCACCGCGACCGTGCCCAAGATCACCGTGCTGATCGGCGGCAGCTTTGGTGCAGGCAATTACGGCATGTGCGGCCGGGCCTATTCGCCGCGCTTCCTGTTCAGCTGGCCCAACAGCCGCATCTCGGTGATGGGCGGCGAGCAGGCGGCAAGCGTGTTGGCCACGGTTCATCGCGACGCGGAAAGCTGGACCGAGGAACAGGCCGAGGCATTCAAGGCGCCGATCCGCCAGCGTTACGAGGATGAGGGCAATCCCTGGCACGCGACCGCGCGGCTGTGGGACGACGGGATCATCGACCCGGCCCAGACCCGCGACGTGCTCGGCCTCGCCTTCGCCGCAACGCTCAACGCCCCGATCCCCGAACGCCCGGCGTTCGGTGTGTTCCGGATGTGAGGGAAGAAGCGGCGCCCTTCTCAATCCTCCCCGAGCTTGTCTCGGGGAGGGGGACCGCCCGGCGCAGCCGGGTGGTGGAGGGGCAGGCGCAACCTCACATGTTCGACGACATGCGCCACTACCGCGTCGAGATCATCAAGGACGTCCATCGCCCGGACACGCAAGGTCATGACACCTCTGCGTACGAACCAATCGTCGCGTTCGGCATCCCGCGCCGGCTGATCGCCTCGCCCGTGCGCTTCTCCATCGACTTCGATCGCGATCATGGCGTCGCTGCAATAGAAGTCGATCGTATAGGGACCGGCGGGGTGCTGTCGCCGAAACTTGATGCCGGATGGCCTGCCGCGCAGCACCGCCCACAAAGCGACTTCAGGCAACGTCATCACGCGCCGAAGTCTGCGCGATTGCCTGATCGCCTTACCCGGACCACTCAGTACAGCGCCTGCCCCTCCACCACGCTTCGCGCGGTCCCCCTCCCCGTTCCGGGGAGGATTTGCGTCGCGCATCATCGCATCGGAAGCCCGCTATGTCATTGCTGATCGCACTCCTCCTCGCAGCCCAGACCACGCCGGTACAGCCTTTGCCCAAGGGCACCGGCCTGCCCCCTCCCGGGACCGATGAGGGCGCGGTCATGGCGCCGATCCTCGCCGCCTTTGCCGGGATCACCGCGCGCGACAGTGCGGCGATCCGCGCGCAGTTGCGGCCGAGCGGCAATGCGACGGTGATCATGGAGAAACCGGACGGCACGCGCACCGTCAAGAATGTCGAACTGGCCGCCTATGCCGAGGCATCGCCCGGCCCCGAACGCTATGAGGAACGGATGATCGATCCGGCGATCGAGATCGACGGCGCAATGGCGATGGTCTGGGGGCCGTACAGCTTCTCGATCGACGGCGTTGTCCGGCATTGCGGCTTCCAGCATTTCGATCTCGTCAGCGACGGAGGAAGCTGGAAGATCCAGAACGTCACTTGGTCGGTCCGGACCACCGGCTGCGCGGGCTGAACACCCGTCCAATCAGTTCCTGGGAGCATGACATGAAGCACGCACGCCTTTTCGCGACCGCCCTTTTCTTCGCCACGCCGGCTGCCGCGCAACAGGCGCCGGCGACCGACCATGGATCGAAGGAGGATGCCGCCGCGGTGCTCGCGACGATCGACACCATGTTCAAGGCGCTGGCCG
This portion of the Sphingomonas sp. So64.6b genome encodes:
- a CDS encoding endonuclease domain-containing protein; its protein translation is MMRDANPPRNGEGDRAKRGGGAGAVLSGPGKAIRQSRRLRRVMTLPEVALWAVLRGRPSGIKFRRQHPAGPYTIDFYCSDAMIAIEVDGEAHGRGDQPARDAERDDWFVRRGVMTLRVRAMDVLDDLDAVVAHVVEHVRLRLPLHHPAAPGGPPPRDKLGED
- a CDS encoding nuclear transport factor 2 family protein, whose product is MSLLIALLLAAQTTPVQPLPKGTGLPPPGTDEGAVMAPILAAFAGITARDSAAIRAQLRPSGNATVIMEKPDGTRTVKNVELAAYAEASPGPERYEERMIDPAIEIDGAMAMVWGPYSFSIDGVVRHCGFQHFDLVSDGGSWKIQNVTWSVRTTGCAG